A stretch of the Mycobacterium sp. ITM-2016-00317 genome encodes the following:
- a CDS encoding alpha/beta fold hydrolase, producing the protein MTGAPGEVAAGQPKLFIFPHAGGSAQYYVPFAKTFTTDVKRVAVQYPGQRGKQDFAAFTSLPALADEVCKMVSPDKDHGGPVSFFGHSMGGLLAFEVARRFEEAGLPITALFVSAVAAPGRVGYEDIPDDDEGLLAAVSSMTGANPEFMKNPEFAAAILPTLRGLKAIANYTCPPEVRLSAPIHAFYGDDDEIATTDKVKPWAERTTAEFTARELPGHHFYLNDHLGEVVPDIETKLWARLAGTV; encoded by the coding sequence ATGACGGGAGCCCCAGGAGAGGTCGCGGCCGGACAGCCCAAGCTGTTCATCTTTCCGCACGCGGGTGGTTCGGCGCAGTACTACGTGCCCTTCGCCAAGACGTTCACCACCGACGTCAAGCGGGTCGCGGTGCAGTATCCGGGGCAGCGCGGCAAGCAGGATTTCGCGGCGTTCACCAGCCTGCCCGCGCTCGCCGACGAGGTGTGCAAGATGGTGTCGCCGGACAAAGACCACGGCGGCCCGGTGAGCTTTTTCGGGCACAGTATGGGCGGTTTGCTGGCGTTCGAGGTGGCCCGCCGCTTCGAGGAGGCGGGCCTGCCGATCACCGCGCTGTTCGTCTCGGCCGTCGCGGCGCCGGGCCGGGTCGGGTACGAGGACATCCCCGACGACGACGAGGGGCTGCTGGCCGCGGTCAGCTCGATGACCGGCGCCAACCCGGAGTTCATGAAGAACCCGGAGTTCGCCGCCGCGATCCTGCCGACGCTGCGCGGGCTGAAGGCGATCGCCAATTACACCTGCCCACCGGAGGTGCGGTTGTCGGCGCCCATCCACGCGTTCTACGGCGACGACGACGAGATCGCCACGACGGACAAGGTCAAGCCGTGGGCAGAGCGGACCACGGCCGAGTTCACCGCGCGCGAACTGCCCGGGCACCACTTCTACCTCAACGACCACCTCGGCGAGGTGGTGCCGGACATCGAGACCAAGCTCTGGGCGCGGTTGGCCGGCACGGTGTGA
- the gcvP gene encoding aminomethyl-transferring glycine dehydrogenase: MSDQSRTLSFVDRHIGPDAQAVETLLSTIGVSSLDELAGKALPAGILDALTAAGTAPGLEPLPPAASEAEALAELRAMADSNTVAVSMIGQGYYDTLTPPVLLRNIMENPAWYTAYTPYQPEISQGRLEALLNFQTMVTDLTGLEVANASMLDEGTAAAEAMTLMHRAVRGSSTRLVVDLDVYPQTAAILATRAAPLGFEIVTADLRNGLPDGDFFGVIVQLPGAGGAVTDWSGLVTEAHERGALVAVGADLLALTLITPPGEIGADVAFGTTQRFGVPMGFGGPHAGYLAVHSKHARQLPGRLVGVSVDADGSPAYRLALQTREQHIRRDKATSNICTAQVLLAVMAAMYASYHGPDGLRAIAQRVHNHARALAAGLTAAGVEVVHESFFDTVKARVPGRAHEVRTAAKERGINVWLVDDDHVSVSCDEATTDGHIADVLAAFSAEPATGDYAGPSITTRTSQFLTHPAFSKYRTETEMMRYLRSLADKDIALDRSMIPLGSCTMKLNAAAEMEPITWPEFGRQHPFGPASDTPGLRRLIADLQTWLTAITGYDEISLQPNAGSQGEYAGLLAIQAYHAARGDTGRDVCLIPSSAHGTNAASAAMVGMKVVVVACRANGDVDLDDLRAKVAAHADRLSALMITYPSTHGVYEHDVADICAAVHDAGGQVYVDGANLNALVGLARPGRFGGDVSHLNLHKTFCIPHGGGGPGVGPVAVRSHLAPYLPGHPLAPELSDEHTVSAAPYGSASILPITWAYIRMMGAEGLRSATLVAIASANYIARRLDEYYPVLYTGEHGMVAHECILDLRAITKTTGVTVDDVAKRLADYGFHAPTMSFPVAGTLMVEPTESESLAEIDAFCDAMIAIRGEIDKVGSGTWSVDDNPLRGAPHTADCLLVEDWDHPYTREQAAYPLGKAFRPKVWPPVRRIDGAYGDRNLVCSCPPVEAFA; this comes from the coding sequence GTGTCTGATCAGTCCCGCACCCTCTCGTTCGTCGACCGCCACATCGGCCCCGACGCGCAAGCCGTCGAAACACTGCTGAGCACGATCGGCGTCAGCTCCCTGGATGAACTGGCGGGCAAGGCCCTGCCCGCCGGGATCCTCGATGCGCTGACCGCGGCAGGCACCGCCCCCGGCCTGGAGCCGCTGCCGCCTGCGGCCAGTGAGGCCGAGGCACTGGCCGAGCTGCGCGCGATGGCCGACTCGAACACCGTCGCCGTCTCGATGATCGGGCAGGGCTACTACGACACGCTGACCCCGCCGGTGCTGCTGCGCAACATCATGGAGAACCCGGCCTGGTACACCGCCTACACGCCGTACCAGCCCGAGATCAGCCAGGGCCGGCTCGAGGCGCTGCTGAACTTCCAGACCATGGTCACCGACCTGACCGGCCTCGAGGTCGCCAACGCGTCGATGCTCGACGAGGGCACCGCCGCGGCCGAGGCGATGACCCTGATGCATCGCGCCGTGCGCGGATCGTCGACCCGGCTGGTGGTGGACCTCGACGTCTACCCGCAGACCGCGGCGATCCTGGCCACCCGCGCGGCTCCGCTGGGCTTCGAGATCGTGACCGCCGACCTGCGCAACGGCCTGCCCGACGGCGACTTCTTCGGGGTGATCGTGCAACTGCCCGGTGCAGGCGGCGCGGTCACCGACTGGTCCGGGCTGGTCACCGAAGCCCACGAGCGCGGCGCGCTGGTCGCGGTCGGCGCGGACCTCCTGGCGTTGACGCTGATCACCCCGCCCGGAGAGATCGGCGCCGACGTCGCGTTCGGCACCACCCAGCGGTTCGGGGTGCCGATGGGCTTCGGCGGCCCGCACGCCGGCTACCTCGCGGTGCATTCCAAGCACGCCCGCCAGCTGCCCGGCCGCCTGGTCGGGGTGTCCGTCGACGCGGACGGTTCACCGGCCTACCGGCTGGCGCTGCAGACCCGCGAGCAGCACATCCGCCGCGACAAGGCCACCAGCAACATCTGCACCGCGCAGGTCCTGCTGGCCGTGATGGCGGCGATGTACGCGTCCTACCACGGTCCCGACGGGTTGCGCGCGATCGCGCAGCGTGTCCACAACCACGCCCGGGCGCTGGCCGCGGGCCTGACGGCGGCCGGTGTCGAGGTCGTGCACGAGTCGTTCTTCGACACCGTGAAGGCACGGGTCCCGGGCCGCGCCCACGAGGTCCGCACCGCGGCCAAGGAGCGCGGCATCAACGTCTGGCTCGTCGACGACGACCACGTCTCGGTGTCCTGCGACGAAGCCACCACCGACGGCCACATCGCCGACGTGCTGGCCGCGTTCTCCGCCGAGCCGGCCACCGGCGATTACGCCGGCCCGTCGATCACGACGAGGACCTCGCAGTTCCTCACCCATCCGGCGTTCTCGAAGTACCGCACCGAGACCGAGATGATGCGCTACCTGCGGTCGCTGGCCGACAAGGACATCGCGCTGGACCGCAGCATGATCCCGCTCGGCTCGTGCACGATGAAACTCAACGCCGCCGCCGAGATGGAGCCGATCACCTGGCCGGAGTTCGGCCGCCAGCACCCGTTCGGGCCGGCCTCCGACACCCCGGGTCTGCGCCGCCTGATCGCCGACCTGCAGACCTGGCTCACCGCGATCACCGGGTACGACGAGATCTCGCTGCAGCCGAACGCCGGATCGCAGGGGGAGTATGCCGGTTTGCTGGCGATCCAGGCCTACCACGCGGCGCGCGGCGACACCGGACGTGACGTCTGCCTGATCCCGTCGAGCGCGCACGGCACCAACGCGGCGTCGGCGGCGATGGTCGGCATGAAGGTGGTCGTGGTGGCCTGCCGGGCGAACGGCGACGTCGACCTCGACGATCTCCGGGCCAAGGTCGCCGCACACGCCGACCGGCTGTCGGCGCTGATGATCACCTACCCGTCCACGCACGGCGTCTACGAGCACGACGTCGCCGACATCTGCGCCGCGGTGCACGACGCCGGCGGCCAGGTCTACGTCGACGGCGCGAACCTGAACGCGCTGGTCGGGCTGGCCCGTCCGGGCCGCTTCGGCGGCGACGTCAGCCACCTGAACCTGCACAAGACGTTCTGCATCCCGCACGGCGGCGGCGGGCCCGGCGTGGGCCCGGTCGCGGTGCGCTCGCACCTGGCGCCCTACCTGCCGGGCCATCCGCTGGCCCCGGAACTGTCCGACGAACACACCGTGTCGGCCGCGCCGTACGGGTCGGCGTCCATCCTGCCGATCACCTGGGCCTACATCCGCATGATGGGCGCCGAAGGGCTGCGATCGGCCACCCTGGTGGCCATCGCGTCGGCCAACTACATCGCGCGCCGCCTCGACGAGTACTACCCGGTGCTCTACACCGGCGAGCACGGCATGGTCGCCCATGAGTGCATCCTCGATCTGCGCGCGATCACCAAGACCACCGGAGTCACCGTCGACGACGTCGCCAAGCGGCTGGCCGACTACGGCTTCCACGCGCCGACGATGAGCTTCCCGGTCGCAGGCACGCTGATGGTGGAGCCGACCGAGAGCGAATCGCTGGCCGAGATCGACGCCTTCTGCGACGCGATGATCGCGATCCGCGGCGAGATCGACAAGGTCGGATCCGGGACGTGGTCGGTGGACGACAACCCGCTGCGCGGCGCCCCGCACACCGCGGACTGCCTGCTGGTCGAGGACTGGGACCACCCCTACACCCGCGAGCAGGCCGCCTATCCGCTGGGCAAGGCGTTCCGGCCGAAGGTGTGGCCGCCCGTGCGGCGCATCGACGGCGCCTACGGCGACCGCAACCTGGTGTGCTCCTGCCCGCCGGTGGAGGCCTTCGCCTGA